The DNA sequence tttgtaacttttttttaaattgaattattgaCTGTGCTGCATGTTGGTTCATCAGCTTCCAACTCCAGTCTGTCAGTGTGTGCCCCTGTGCAGGTGGGGTCCCCAAGCCTGGACTTCTGAGGTCCTGGTAGAAAGAGGGCAGGCGGTGAGGGCTGGCGCGGGCAGCAGGAGACAGGGTACGAGGGAGAAAAAGAGTGTGTGtagaggggcagagaggaggtgggaaggactGGGGAGCCAGTGGACGGTGGCCAGACCCCTTCCCCTGCCTGGCACGCCCGGGGgtccctgccccccgccccggccTCATATCATCTTCATGTTGAACTTGCGGGGTGCGTCCGCAGAGCTGATGCCTGCGTCCGACTTGCGGGGCACATACTCAATCTCAATGTTGTGCTTCGTGTTGCCCTTGCCCCGGCTCCAGAGAAACAGCAGCACCAGACAGAAGAGGACGACGCCCAGGAAGGAGATGAAGCCCATGGTGGTGGCAATGATGAGGGTCTTGATGTCAAAGGGGAAAGGCACGGTGGCGCGAGTGCTGTTGGCCTCTCCCTCGCCCGGCTGGTTGGAGATGAAGGCGAAGGTCTTGTTGGGTTGATGGGGCCAGTCGGGCGAGTAGCTGCGCACATGCAGGTGGGCGGGCATGGAGTCGTTGCCGCCCGCATTGGCCGCAATGCACAGGTACGTGCCGTTGTCCTGTACCTGGGCGTAGCGCACCTCCAGCGTGCCATCGGGGAAGACCGTGAGCCGCCCATTGCTCTTGGCTGAGACCAGGTGCTTGCGTGGCGAGAGCCAGAGGATGGCTGGCGGCGGGTCGCCATCCGCGCGGCACACGAACTGCACCGTGTGGCCCTCGTCCACAAACACCTGTTGGGCCTTGCGGTCCCGGATGCGAGCGCGGCGGCAGGTGAAGTAGTTGGGCAGGAGCACGTCGGGGAAGTCCTTGAACTCCTTGCCCTGGACGAACTCGGGCGTGGCGCACGTGGGCTGCTGCCGGTTGAAGTTGAGCCGCCAGCGGCGCCGGAACACCCACAGGAGCCGGCAGTCGCAGGCCAGCGGGTTGGAGTCCAGGATGAGTGTCTCCAGGTTGCCCACCGAGTGGAAGGCAGACTCCTCCAGTGTGGTCAGCTGGTTGCCAGAGACATTGAGCACGCGCAGGTAGTTGAGGCCGCGGAAGGCATAGGGCTCCACCACGGCCAGCTGCCCACCCACCAGCTGGATCTCCTGCAGCCTTAGCAGCTCATGCAACATGGAGCCCTCAATGGTGCTGATGGGGTTGTAGGAGAGGTTGAGGAAGCGGAGATAGACCAGGTGGCGCACGGCCAGGTAGGGCACGGCGGTCAGGTTGCAGTGCGTGATGGACAGGGACGTCAGGTTGAGTCCGTAGAGACAGTTGGGAGTCATGGTGTCCAAGTAGGGCCAGTGGGAGATCTCCAAGACCTTGAGCCGGTACAGCCTCTTGAAGGAATAGTCCCGGATGGCGTTGATGTTGAGGTGCCGGAGCCGCAGGACAATGAGGCCGTGCAGGTGGGACAGCGCCTCGGTGGGGATGGAGGTCAAGTTGCATTTCTCCAGCGTCAGCTGCTCCAGGCTGTTGAGGCCGCTGAAGGCTCGGTGGGAGATGTAGACGAGGTCGTTGTCGCCGACCTCCAGCGACTTGAGGTTGTACAGGTCCTGGAACATGTAGTCCAGCAGGATGACGATCTTGTTCTCGCTGATGTCCAGCTTGGTCAGGTTACTGAGGCCAGTGAAGACGCCCAGGGGGATGAGCTTCAGGCGGTTGCTGCGGAGCCCCAGCGTCCGGAGGTTGAAGAGGTTGTTGAAGGCGCCGGGCTCCACGGCGCTCACGATGTTCTCGTTGAGCTCCAGCTCCTCCAGGTGTGGGAAGCTGGCAAACTCGTCCTGGTTGAGCGTCTTGATGCGGTTCTTGCCCAGGTCCAGCAGGCGGGTCTCGGTGGGGATGCCCTCCGGCACCGCCACGAAGCGCTTGCGGTGGCAGAGGACGGCGCGGTCCTGGGCGGAGCACTCGCAGCGGGGCGGGCAGCCCGTGGCCGAGCCTGACAGCACCGAGCCCAGCACCAGCAGGAGGATGGGCTGCCAGCAGGCCAGGAGGGGGCTGGGCATGCTCCTCGCGCCCCCCGCCAGCATCCTctcgctcacctgcagctggGTCAAGCACAGGACAGAGGGGGCCATTAGAGGATATGTTTGCTGGACCCCACCCGAGCCCTCTGTGCCCTTGTGTCCTCCTGCCCCGTCAGGATGTCCctgacagagagagggaggcaggggcccaGAGTGTCACAGAGCACCTGCCTGGGACCCCACAGTAAGATCCAGATGCCCAAGCCAGAGAGCCTCCTGCTACCCTATGCTGCCTCATCCTTGCCCCAGCGCTGCCCAGAGTCCTCAGCAATCCATGGGATTCAGGGGGCTCCTGGAAGGGGTGGGATCACTTCAGATGAGCCTGGTACTGACACCCCAGGCTGCATCCATCTCCTCTCTATTTCATATTTTACAGTGTGACTCCAGGCATGCACCCCGCACCCCACCTGGCACCCTGAACCTCAGCTTCCCCTGGTGCTCATCAGAGATAAAGCCAGACCTGCTGAGCTGCCCTCAGGGCTCACAGAGGGGATCAAAGGGGCTCAAAGCCTGAGGCTTCTAGGAACAGCCAGCAGACGAGCACATCTGGGACCCAGCTTGCCAGGCAAGGGCTTTTGAGGCTGCTGGGGCCCACCTTCTCAGCCTTCAGCCTGAGCATCCCCTGGCGCAGACACAGTGGCCCCCTCCCTATCAACACTGCACTGTACTCTAAGGCCAAGAATCCTGGGCAATCAGCACACCCAGTGGTTCCTGCAGTGTCCACAAATCTGCTCCCCAGTGGGGTTTCTGGATCAGTAGGGGTTACCCCCCACCCAGAAAGCCAGTACCCAGCCCTGATGCCTCCCTGTGGAATCTCTCCAACTCTGCCCTTCCTCTGGGTCCCCACGGTGACCCACCCAGGCTCCTGAGCTCAGGGTCCTGCTGTTTTTCCTCCTAGAATGTCCCTGTCCCTGCCTTTGAAACCCCATCTTCAAGGCCTAATTTAGTATGCCCTGCTTTGAGAAGTTTTTCTCGTCCCCAGTAGGAATTGTGCTCCGCTCCAAAGACCCTGCAGGCTTCATCCATCTGTCTCTCTGGATTCCAAtcaccctcctcctggctgctgATCTGATGGGAGCAGTCAGACTCCCACAGCCCAGGGAGGCACAGGCAGCCCTGGACGTGCCAGTCCACGTCGTGGCACGCAGGAAATGAGGCTTGGTGCAGCTGGGCCCTGAGGAACATGCAGGCCTCGGGTGGCGATGACTAGGGAGATGGTGACCGGAGAGGGGCCCAGCTTGGTTACAGGCTGCAGGTGGTGTGACCAAGGGGTGTGCAGGAGCTAGCCCTGCCATTACCCTCTACTACCTGCTCCCACTTGTGCCCAGACTGCCCTTCTCTTCCCTAGCACTGTTCTGCCCCATGGGAAACTAGCCCAGCAGGGttggtgggggctgggaggactAGTCTGGACTCCTCCAAACTCCAGAGCCTGGATCAGATGGTCTCTGGGGGCCAAGATGCAGCCTTTCTACTGCCGGTTGGGTGAAGATGCATCCCACACAGCATGGCACCCTTGGGACTCTGCTGCTGTCCACATACCCCACACTCATGGCCCCAACGGGAGGCTCACTGCAGAAAAGGGATGCCCAGGCTGGGAGGGTCCCACCTCTCTGCTCCAGCTCAGGCCCTTCTCCCactcctcccagctcctccccacagCTGCACATAGCCTCCACTTTCAAGGCTACAGACCTTGTCATCCACACTTCAATCCTTAAGGCAACTGGGGCTTGGAGAGCTTGTGGCTGCCAAAGGACACCCAGCCAGTAGAGAGGGTGGATTTGAGACCAGGGCTCTGGGCTGTCAGACTTCAATGACACCACATAATTTCCAATGCTCCAGCGGTCTCCCAGGACTTACAGGTGCTCGCAGGTTGTTGATTGACTAAGTGACTGATTAACCAGAGAGGGCTTCTGGTGTCACTGACATGTTATGGAATCTGCAAGGCTTTGTTATTCCCAATGGCTTtatccacccccctcccctcaggCCCTCTCATCCTCTCTCCAGACTATTCTGTGGTGtggcttcccccaccccacccctaacaGGCCATTTTCTACAGTTGCACACGCTCCAGTGACCCACCAGAAAAGCAAACATCCTGACAGGAGATCAATAAGTAATTGGGCCGGCAGCTGGGGCTGGTGTGGGTGTGAGCCTGGGGACCTGAAAGGTAAATAGGACTTTTAGCACCCAGCTCAAGGCTGGgctggcaggtggggtgggggctgctgagAGGGTGCTAAGGAATGAGAAAGGGGATAGCGAGGGCACAGGCTACCTTGAGATGTTGGTAAGCCCCACATACAGACAAGAATCTGGCATTCAAAGACTCCACCTTCTTGTCTCAACCTACtcgtctccctcctcccccccaacTCCCCACAGTGAAGCCACCCAGGGATTCCCACCTCATTCCTGCCTCTAAGCCATCTCCTTTTGGAGATCTCTCATAGCTTTACTGCTCCAGCAGCCTTTGTGGATATCTACCCCCAAaggccacctcctccatgaagccatCCTTGATCTACTCAGTCAGAAATAATCTCTTGACAACTCTGAATTACCTTGCATTTATTAGTAGTGACATTATGTACCTGATGTATAGCACCTCATTCTAAAAGTGATTTGAGCCAATGGACAGAAAAATTCTGTTCCAAGATGATAAGAAGATAAAGCTAAAGAAGGCAAGCCAGTCAAGAAAGAATGCCACAGAACCCTGTATAATGATTAAAGGTGTGAGCTTCCTAGTGACCTGAGCAAAGAGGGAAATATACTCCAAAGCCTCAGCACTTGGCTCCTCTCCTGTGTCGTATGTTTAATCTTGGGTCAAACCCTCATGGGTGCATTTGTCTCACCTGCTGGAGAGTGAGGTGCCTGAGGGCAAATGGTGTGTCTGCAGCCTCAGATCAAGAAAAGACTCCATTGGGTGTTCTTTGAAAGGAAGTGTATGTGCATGAGAGTTTTTGCAGGAATTAAAGCCACTCTGATGGAGCAGGCCCACTGAGCAAAGAGAGACCTGGAAAATTCAAATACATTGATGGAAAAGCTGGTCGGCATTGCCCTATGTGGCAGGCCTAGCAGTTAGACCCGCAGAGCAATGGGCCATATTACATGGGACCAGGAAAGCTCCAGAAGGGCACATCCTCCAAACTGCCTCATCCTTCACCTTTTACATGTGACTGTCCTgaaaggtgaggaaattgagacctAGAGGGGCTAAGATGACTCCCCAAGCTGGCACAGCATGCTGGGCCTAGTCTCCTGGTCTAACACCCCTGTGGGGTCCCTGTGATCTAGGGATGCTGGCAGGGCCATGTCATGAGGTGTGGTCACCAAAACTGCTGACTGAGCAACGTGTTACTCTCACCATCCTGGCATTGTTATTCCTGCTGGTTACTCCGCAATGGCTAAGAAGTGTTTTATGCATTTtaatcagtgtttttattttggaTCCTTGCCCCCTGAAGGGCTTCCCACAAGGGCAAGAGTTTAAAAATTGGACCAAtaaatacaaaggaaataaacattGAAGGCCAGCAGGTGGGCAGGCAGAGGAGAGCTGTGCCCGGGCCACAAGGCACGGAGCCAACAGTAGCCTGAGTCTTCCCAACCCAGAGCAGTAGGGGCAGCCAAGTCATCAGACTTGCACTGCAGAGAGCTATCTACCACCATCACACCCTCACTCGCAGCCGGGGACAGATATGGCCTGGCTCACTCGATCCCCACACCAGCCACTCCACTGTGTGACCCCGAGGAtgcctgccctctctgcccttcctcccaCTGTGCAGTGCAGGGCTGGTTCTAGGAGAAACTGGATTCTCTCCAGCTGGAATGTCAACATGCTCAAACTGGCTTAGAGGATGAAGAGGAGTAGGGGCTCAGACACCAAATTGCAATTTTACAGGGACTAGAAGGATCTTTTTGAGGTTGATAACTGCAGTTGGGGGCCTCACATTAGGGCTGTTTCCCCTGAGGTTCAGGGTTGGAGAGGGCAACTGGTGGAGACAGAAGAGGCATGGATCACCCATGGGTGGATTTGGAGAACCCCCGAGGGAAGTCAGGAGTCCATCTATCTCCTAAGGCAGCATCTGGAGGTCCCTGAGAGCAGGAGAGTGCCTCTCCCATGCACCCAGCCTGGCCCCTACAAGCTGGTCAGACACCTGCACCTAGAGAAGGGGTGGGACCAGCATCCACAGACCACCTGGTACAGGCCAGGCTCTAGGCTTTATTCACTGTCTTAGAAACTCTCATCCAGCATTCAAAAAGATGTATTtcttacccattttacagatgagaaaaatgaaggccTCCAAAAGGGAATTTATTTGCCTTTAGGACTGGGCTACAAAGCTAGGAGGCAGCAGAGCTCTGTTCCTCCTGGTCAGGCTGCCTGCCCCAAGAGCCACCCGGGTGAAGCAGGACTTCTTTCAGACACACAGGCCAGTTCAGAGCCAGAGGAGGGGTGGGTGTGTCAGGGCATTGCTAGGGTAAGGCCCCCAGGGCTGAGGGAAGGCACCAGTCCTTAGGTAGCTAAATGTAGTTACCCTTCCCCTCCAAATCTGACAAATTGTCAGAAAACAGTATGTTGAACACACTgaattttttcagtgtttttccaccATACCATTCTCTTGTGCCTGCTGCCACTGTCTATGCTAAAATCTTTCCTAATTTGGGGTCAGCTGCAATGCAGGATGgaagttttagttattttaggTTTACAGTATCAATATTTCATGGTGTTCCCACTCAGTGTTCCTCAGGGACTGCAGGGATCCCCAGCACACACAGGCATGAGATCCCTGGCACAGAGGAGCCCGCTGCCATCGCCGGGGCCCAGGGCCCTCTGGGTTAACAGCCTGGCTGTGTGACTGGGGCAACGGTGCCGGTGCCGTGCCGGGCTGCTTCCTCACTGAGAAATGAGGCAGGTATGCACGGTCTCCTCTTGTCCTGACACCCTACATTCCTAAGGCTGGGtctgcagcaggagggagggaggagggatggcagagctgggaaggggGCCGAGAGCTTCAGAGAGTCTGCCTCGGGCCCTGCTCAGCTCCATGGCCCTGTCCTACTGCTTGTCTGGAGTCCTGGGCCTGTTAGCgcatcctctccccaccaccacacCTTCAGGTGGACTGATTACTCAGAAAGGTGAAGGGACTTGTGCTGGGTCATTAAAGATTGGAGGCAAGGGAAGGTCTAGATTCCTTGTGACTTGCCCTGTCCCCAGGTCCCTGCCTGTCTGAAGTCTCTTCTTTGCCTTCAGCTCCAGGGCACAGAGCAAATGGATCTATTTCATGAATGATAAAGTGCATTTGTGGTAAGTGCACCTGGCCACGTGGCTGGAAGAAGGGGGAAGTAGGGGGGAAGTGAGGCCTGTCTAGAAAGCCCCCCATGGTCACTCCAGCCCAGGCCCTTTCTCCCACAGTGAGAGTCAACCATCTGTCATGCCTGGAGATCTCCCACCCTGCCTGAAGAATCTAGCTCAAGGGTCTCTTATCCCAAGCAGCTCTTTGTAAGCTCCCAGGAAGAAGGGCCCACCTCCTGTCGATCCCCCTGGATCTCTGGCAGCCCGCTGCCAAGCACTGCTGCTGTGTTGACCTCTCTCCCTACGTCCCTCTGTTGGAGCTTCTCCTGCCTCGCCGTCTGTGTCCCCCATATCAAGAGCCCCcagtgcagggctggggctgacATAGCTCAGCACCGCCAGGCCCAGCTTCAAAGAGCAGAATCCCTACAAACAGCTGCTGGGACAGCTCCCAAGAACAGCCCTTGAAGCCTAGTCTAGGCTCTTTATAGAGGcttcaggaaggaggaggaggaggcgtcATGTGGGCTCAGGCTGAGCTGCAGATACATTTCCACTGGCCAagtcaggggagggaggggcagcacTTTCAGCCAAGAGAATGGTGCCGGCAGAGGTGTGCAGGGTGGAGCTGACTGGTGGCCTGGAACATTTGAGAGCATCCAGGGGCTCCTAATTGCTTCTCTCCTACCCCAAATCCCGACCCGGGTCCCTGGACTCCTTTTAAAGACACACCATTCTGGCTTTCCAGGCTAATCCCTGCTGAGGTGTGAATGGCTGATAATGGCTTAAGGTGTGAGCTGCTAATGGGGGAAACTTGGTCTTCCCTGGCCAGGCTAATCCGGCAGGGCTGTGCTGAGAGcccagggggagggcaggggctgcctcCTGGCACacggggagggggtgtgggggcACAGGGAACCCTGAGAGGAGGGGTTAGCATCCAGGCTGAGCTCTGGCAGGAGAAATCCAGACTGACAGTGTGGCCCGTGGGCAGGCAGCCAGGCAGTGTCCGTCTGTCTCCTGggctgggctgcctgccctctcccctccccttccccttcttcagCAACGCCCTCCCAACAGGGAGAGAAAAATCAACCTGAAAGAAAATTGAGGTCATGTCCTTTGTTGTGtataattctttattttcctcttgctCTTGGTCTGGCAAAGGGCTGCTGGGcccccagggtgtgtgtgtgtgtgtgtgtgtgtgtgtgtgtgcgtgcgtgcgcgcgcacGCCCGCCTGCTATCCCTTCCCCTGCCACAgccactccctgccttccctggccCAGTGCCATCAGCCCCATCTCTTAGGTGCACTTGGAAACTCAATCCTCTCCCAAAGGTGCTCACCTGGCCTCTCAGCCATGGCCAGGCTGGAGGGTGCTGCCTGGGCACGGAGTGGCGAGGGCAGCTGcctctgtgtggccctgggcaagcaGCCGGTCCCCTGCACCTGAGGGAGGAatgcccctgcccaccccacggCCCTGCCCATGGAGCATAGCAGATCTCAGGAGCTGCCAGCCTTCCGGCCAGCCCGCAGCCCCAGGCCATTTGCGGGATAAATTATGAATTTTAATTGTCAAAGCGTCTTAGTGTTTAAAGGCTTCTATATATAGGCTCTGCCTCCAAGAGCAGCCTgctcagtggggaggggcagggctggggcagggcctggaggaggcGGCTTCTGGCTGGGTAAAGGGCACTGGGCTCACAGGTCCCAAGCCTGGGCTCCAGCCAGGGAACCTGGccctgctgtgtgaccccaggtgAGTCCTGGACCACCCTGGACCCCATCCGCTCCTCCATAGGATTGTTCTGAGGTAAGAGACCAGTTGGGAAGCTAGGATCCAGCCTGAGGGGGGCAGAAGGGAGCCACTGATTCTGGGAAGCCTCCTGTTGTCTGTGCTGGTCCTGCCCGAGTGAATAGAGCCCGGACCTGGAGTGGAGCTGTCCCAGAACTGAGGAAGGGCAGGCAAACACCCATGCAGCCACCTGACAGGGCTGAAGGAAAATGCAGCTCCTACAACCCAGTACCTCTCTTCCCATTTCTCTCTGGGTCTGAGATGCCAACCCAGGCCCTCAGGGGCAGGAAAGTATCCCCACAGGcctctggccccacccaccacccaggCCAGGGCCCCTTGGGAGTGGCCCTGCCTCATCTCCCACCAGCCCTACGCATCTTCCTGGAGCACCTGGGGTCCTTTCCCAGTGCTCCAGTCCTCAGGCTCCTCTACCTTGGGAACAGCTCAAACTGGCCCATCTCAGGCTTTGGAGGCCTGGAAACCAGCCAGTCCCCACTTGGGAAGGTCACAAGCCTTGAGCTTGGGAAAGGGGGGAGGTCCCAGCCTCAGAAACCCAGGGTGTGGAGAGGAGAGCTGAAGGGAGTGGTGGAAGTAGTATGGGATTTGAAGGCCAGAGGCCTAATAAatagaatgatgatgatgatgattggaAAAACCCTTACACAGGGCCTTTGGTGTGCCAGGCATTACTCTAAGCACTTTACCTATAAAAATTAGTTTAATTTCACCACAACCTGTTGAGGTAGGTCCTGTTCCTATCCCCATTTGCAGATGGAAAAGACAGAAGAATAAAAAGGTTCtgcagcttgcccaaggtcacacagctagtatgaTATGAACTCAAACAGGATcctgtttaatcttcacaacaatcctattaGGTTggtactgttatccccattttacaggttagagaattggggcacagagaggtaatGCAGCTTGCCCTGAATCACACAgcggtaagtggcagagctgggattaggTCTGAGGCAGTTAGACCACAGGTTGTCCTGACTACTCCCATATACTGCCTCTCTCTGATTCAGGTTCAAGGGCTGCTTGCTGAGCAGATGATCTTGAGCAAGTGGCTTTATATCTCTGGACCCTGAACTCctcatttagaaaacagaaaggcAGGCTTTATACCACCCTCACTGGGCTGGGGGGCAGAGAATtcaaggagagggaagggaagagacatTTATATGGAACACATATATTAAATGCTTTGCAAAATGACCACATTCTGCAACCCTCCCCCAATACCCTGTGAGGGAAGTACCATTAGCCCcactttactgatgaggaaactgaggctccaagccATTAATTCACCTGCCAAAGGTCACTGAGTTTGTCTAGCTCCAGAGGCACAATAATTGAGACCATCAagcggatgaggaaactgaggccaagagcaTCAGGGACTTGTCCGAGGCCACACACCATCTCAGGGTTAGGGCCTGGGAAGAACCCTGGCCTCCTTACTGCAGCCACCTTCTCTCTCCAACATCATGCGAGGGTAATATAGCCTTTTGATTCATGGTGTGGCCAGAGTAGGGACGGGTAAAGGTTTAGGTTATTTCTGCCTCAAAAAGGGGAAAAGACTTAAAAACAATCCCCGATATATCACAAACCAAGGTCCAGTAGTGAGTTATTTATAACATGGACAGGCaaactataaataaaaacacTTGCCCTTCTCCTGGCACCGACCGTTCAAAGCCCTCTCTGCTCAATTGAATCTTGGCCAGCCTCTTGCCAAAACCCATTTTCCCAAACTGGTATATGTCCTAAGCTCAGTATCAAGAGGTGATGAGCCCCTCTGGTCAGACACATATAAGGGGTGTGTTATGCTCAGGCACAACTCATGCCATCACCTGGCTGCCTATTCGTTAAAGCCCAGACTTGGGAGGGTGGTGGCATCTCTGCAAATCTCTAAGGGGCGTCCCAAGGCAGAAGGTGCAAAAGGTCCTGGGCAAGCAGCCGGTCCCCTTGGAGGAGCACCACAGGGCGGAGCCAAGACCATGGGCAGAGTCATAGGGGAGGCCCATTGAACTCAGTGTGAGGAATCAAACAAAAGATCAGAAGGCTCAGGATGGAAGACGTGCCTTGGCAGATAGTGAGTGAGCAGGCTGTCATGAGAGGTATGTAAGCAGAGACCATGAATCAGGGACATTGGAGGAGGACTCCTCTGCTGGAGTCCACACCTCAGCAGCCCCTCTCAGCTCTAAGATACCCACATCGTGCACCCAAGAGAAGGGGCCTGACAGGCCAGACCCCAACTGCATCTGCAGCCCTGCGCTGGGCCAGGCAGAGGAAGCATGCTGGccgggcccccagcccctcccagagccACGAGGAGGTTCTCtgcagagggaagcagaggaggtCGCAGAGAGAGATTAATTccccaaaatgggaaaaaatagaaaaacacacacaccacacaccctAATAACATGTAATAAGAGATTGGAGACGAGGAACAATGCCCTGGTAATGTCACCCTGGTGGCAATCAATTTGGGTGTCACATGAAATAGGCATAATTATTCCACCAGCCCCATCGCTCGTCTCTACCCAGCTCCAGGGGCCCAGCTCcaggggcccaggcccaggcagggAAAGTGCTGTGGAATCAACTGTTGGTGCACCAGGCTGGCAGAGGGAACTGCTCCAAATTAGCTTGCCAGCACTGGGTTTCTCAGCCcctgagaggaggcaggggctTGAGGGCCTCACCTGTGAATGCCCAGGAGCCACCTTGTTCAGCCATCCCTCACTCACTGTGTGCAAAGGCAGTCAGGGAGGATGAGGTGAGAATGAAGGAGGAACAAACATAC is a window from the Camelus bactrianus isolate YW-2024 breed Bactrian camel chromosome 27, ASM4877302v1, whole genome shotgun sequence genome containing:
- the LINGO1 gene encoding leucine-rich repeat and immunoglobulin-like domain-containing nogo receptor-interacting protein 1 isoform X3 — translated: MLAGGARSMPSPLLACWQPILLLVLGSVLSGSATGCPPRCECSAQDRAVLCHRKRFVAVPEGIPTETRLLDLGKNRIKTLNQDEFASFPHLEELELNENIVSAVEPGAFNNLFNLRTLGLRSNRLKLIPLGVFTGLSNLTKLDISENKIVILLDYMFQDLYNLKSLEVGDNDLVYISHRAFSGLNSLEQLTLEKCNLTSIPTEALSHLHGLIVLRLRHLNINAIRDYSFKRLYRLKVLEISHWPYLDTMTPNCLYGLNLTSLSITHCNLTAVPYLAVRHLVYLRFLNLSYNPISTIEGSMLHELLRLQEIQLVGGQLAVVEPYAFRGLNYLRVLNVSGNQLTTLEESAFHSVGNLETLILDSNPLACDCRLLWVFRRRWRLNFNRQQPTCATPEFVQGKEFKDFPDVLLPNYFTCRRARIRDRKAQQVFVDEGHTVQFVCRADGDPPPAILWLSPRKHLVSAKSNGRLTVFPDGTLEVRYAQVQDNGTYLCIAANAGGNDSMPAHLHVRSYSPDWPHQPNKTFAFISNQPGEGEANSTRATVPFPFDIKTLIIATTMGFISFLGVVLFCLVLLFLWSRGKGNTKHNIEIEYVPRKSDAGISSADAPRKFNMKMI
- the LINGO1 gene encoding leucine-rich repeat and immunoglobulin-like domain-containing nogo receptor-interacting protein 1 isoform X2, translated to MFAFLLQVSERMLAGGARSMPSPLLACWQPILLLVLGSVLSGSATGCPPRCECSAQDRAVLCHRKRFVAVPEGIPTETRLLDLGKNRIKTLNQDEFASFPHLEELELNENIVSAVEPGAFNNLFNLRTLGLRSNRLKLIPLGVFTGLSNLTKLDISENKIVILLDYMFQDLYNLKSLEVGDNDLVYISHRAFSGLNSLEQLTLEKCNLTSIPTEALSHLHGLIVLRLRHLNINAIRDYSFKRLYRLKVLEISHWPYLDTMTPNCLYGLNLTSLSITHCNLTAVPYLAVRHLVYLRFLNLSYNPISTIEGSMLHELLRLQEIQLVGGQLAVVEPYAFRGLNYLRVLNVSGNQLTTLEESAFHSVGNLETLILDSNPLACDCRLLWVFRRRWRLNFNRQQPTCATPEFVQGKEFKDFPDVLLPNYFTCRRARIRDRKAQQVFVDEGHTVQFVCRADGDPPPAILWLSPRKHLVSAKSNGRLTVFPDGTLEVRYAQVQDNGTYLCIAANAGGNDSMPAHLHVRSYSPDWPHQPNKTFAFISNQPGEGEANSTRATVPFPFDIKTLIIATTMGFISFLGVVLFCLVLLFLWSRGKGNTKHNIEIEYVPRKSDAGISSADAPRKFNMKMI
- the LINGO1 gene encoding leucine-rich repeat and immunoglobulin-like domain-containing nogo receptor-interacting protein 1 isoform X1 — translated: MQLQVSERMLAGGARSMPSPLLACWQPILLLVLGSVLSGSATGCPPRCECSAQDRAVLCHRKRFVAVPEGIPTETRLLDLGKNRIKTLNQDEFASFPHLEELELNENIVSAVEPGAFNNLFNLRTLGLRSNRLKLIPLGVFTGLSNLTKLDISENKIVILLDYMFQDLYNLKSLEVGDNDLVYISHRAFSGLNSLEQLTLEKCNLTSIPTEALSHLHGLIVLRLRHLNINAIRDYSFKRLYRLKVLEISHWPYLDTMTPNCLYGLNLTSLSITHCNLTAVPYLAVRHLVYLRFLNLSYNPISTIEGSMLHELLRLQEIQLVGGQLAVVEPYAFRGLNYLRVLNVSGNQLTTLEESAFHSVGNLETLILDSNPLACDCRLLWVFRRRWRLNFNRQQPTCATPEFVQGKEFKDFPDVLLPNYFTCRRARIRDRKAQQVFVDEGHTVQFVCRADGDPPPAILWLSPRKHLVSAKSNGRLTVFPDGTLEVRYAQVQDNGTYLCIAANAGGNDSMPAHLHVRSYSPDWPHQPNKTFAFISNQPGEGEANSTRATVPFPFDIKTLIIATTMGFISFLGVVLFCLVLLFLWSRGKGNTKHNIEIEYVPRKSDAGISSADAPRKFNMKMI